From the genome of Turicibacter faecis, one region includes:
- the tgt gene encoding tRNA guanosine(34) transglycosylase Tgt codes for MAIKYELIHECKQSGARYGKLHTPHGTFETPVFMPVGTLATVKTLSPEELDQMGAKIILANTYHLWLQPGEKIVEEAGGLHKFENWGGAILTDSGGFQVFSLSKLREITEEGVTFRDHRNGAPLFMSPEISIGVQNSLGADIIMSFDECPPYPATFEYMKNSVDRTIRWAERGKKAHKNSETQALFGIVQGGEYPELRKYCAEKLVEMDFPGYSVGGVSVGEPKDVARKMIEYTVPYLPKDKPRYLMGVGSPDDLIDGAIRGIDMFDCVLPTRIARHGTAMTSVGRVVIKNKVYERDFTPLDPNCDCYTCKNYTRSYIRHLIKANESFGQRLVSYHNLHFLIHLMEQIREAIRQDRLLDFREEFFEQYGINLPGSRGF; via the coding sequence TTGGCGATTAAATATGAATTAATACATGAATGTAAACAATCAGGTGCTCGTTATGGTAAATTGCACACCCCACACGGGACATTTGAAACCCCAGTTTTTATGCCGGTAGGAACGTTGGCCACTGTTAAAACGTTATCTCCTGAAGAACTTGATCAGATGGGAGCTAAAATTATTTTAGCGAATACTTACCATCTTTGGTTACAACCAGGTGAGAAGATTGTTGAGGAAGCAGGTGGACTTCATAAGTTTGAAAATTGGGGAGGAGCTATTTTAACCGATTCAGGTGGATTTCAAGTTTTTAGTTTAAGCAAATTACGTGAAATTACTGAAGAGGGAGTAACTTTCCGCGACCATCGTAATGGGGCTCCTTTATTTATGTCACCTGAGATTTCAATCGGAGTACAAAACTCATTAGGGGCTGATATTATTATGTCTTTTGATGAGTGTCCCCCATATCCTGCGACATTTGAATATATGAAAAATTCAGTTGATCGTACGATTCGTTGGGCGGAACGAGGAAAAAAAGCGCATAAAAATTCCGAAACCCAAGCTTTATTTGGAATTGTTCAGGGAGGAGAATATCCTGAACTACGTAAGTATTGTGCTGAAAAATTAGTAGAAATGGACTTCCCAGGTTATTCAGTCGGAGGGGTATCAGTTGGGGAACCAAAGGATGTCGCACGAAAAATGATTGAATATACTGTTCCTTATTTGCCAAAGGATAAGCCACGCTATTTAATGGGAGTAGGGTCACCAGACGACTTAATCGATGGGGCTATTCGCGGAATTGATATGTTTGATTGTGTTTTACCAACGCGTATCGCTCGTCATGGAACAGCCATGACTTCAGTCGGACGTGTGGTTATTAAGAATAAAGTTTATGAGCGCGACTTTACGCCGTTAGATCCAAACTGCGATTGTTACACATGTAAGAATTATACACGTTCATATATTCGCCACTTAATTAAGGCGAATGAATCGTTTGGACAACGATTAGTTTCGTATCATAATTTACATTTCTTAATCCATTTAATGGAGCAGATACGAGAGGCAATCCGACAAGATCGTTTATTGGATTTCCGTGAAGAATTCTTTGAACAATATGGGATTAATTTGCCAGGATCACGAGGATTTTAA
- the spoVB gene encoding stage V sporulation protein B — translation MKKQNVVQGTFILVIAGLITKVLGMINRVMVTRLLGEDGIGIYMLIGPTLMLLTTFASIGLPIAIPTLISRANERQKKVLSVSLIIAMASSLLISILLFFIAEPLAVYLLKDERTYLPLISIGPLLFFVSLSTIFKAYFQGEQNMFPSAISTLVEQVIRMVFSVLFISWLLPHGIVFGIVGTIWASIAGEFSSILILIFLFFKNIKHNHQGANLRPIHLSPQNFKDVLAISLPATGSRLIGSFSHFLEPIVVVQCLFKIGYNSAQSAKLYGAVSGFALPMVLMPSFISNAITQAIVPPISQAFANKRYDRIYSHLNNAFLISFLPSGIYTVLLMLFPTELMNLLYGSSTGANYLILMAPVFLLLYFQAPLTSTLQAIDEANQAMNTTFISSVIKIIMMIILLQIPNLNIYGLVISVLFNVIFVTGWHFLLVRKHIGYRMNLRSVFNATLIIGITFMLGSYLKLAYTFHTNQFLNMIIICFIVGISYLFLLFVCGLFPTQVSDGKRIKRQANYNTK, via the coding sequence ATGAAAAAACAAAACGTCGTACAAGGAACATTTATTCTCGTTATAGCGGGACTCATCACCAAGGTCCTAGGAATGATTAACCGCGTCATGGTGACACGTCTACTTGGTGAAGATGGAATTGGAATCTATATGTTAATTGGGCCAACCCTCATGTTACTTACAACCTTTGCAAGTATCGGTCTTCCAATTGCTATTCCAACCCTTATTTCTCGCGCCAACGAACGCCAAAAAAAGGTTTTATCTGTATCACTCATTATTGCTATGGCTTCGAGTTTACTCATTAGTATCTTATTGTTTTTTATTGCCGAACCATTAGCCGTTTATTTACTCAAGGATGAGCGAACTTATCTACCCTTGATTTCCATTGGTCCACTACTCTTTTTTGTTTCACTTTCAACTATTTTCAAGGCCTATTTTCAAGGAGAACAGAATATGTTCCCATCAGCCATTTCAACCCTAGTGGAACAAGTTATCCGGATGGTTTTCTCTGTTCTTTTTATCTCATGGCTACTTCCACACGGAATTGTATTCGGAATTGTTGGAACAATTTGGGCATCAATTGCAGGAGAGTTTTCTTCTATCTTAATTCTTATTTTTCTATTCTTTAAAAACATCAAGCATAACCATCAGGGGGCAAACTTAAGACCGATTCATCTAAGCCCTCAGAACTTTAAAGATGTATTAGCTATTTCATTACCGGCAACAGGAAGTCGACTCATCGGATCATTCTCGCATTTTCTTGAACCCATCGTTGTTGTCCAATGCCTTTTCAAAATTGGTTATAACAGTGCACAAAGTGCGAAATTATACGGAGCCGTTTCCGGTTTTGCCCTGCCTATGGTTCTCATGCCTTCGTTTATCTCAAATGCAATTACTCAAGCAATCGTTCCACCAATTAGTCAGGCATTTGCTAATAAAAGATATGATAGAATTTATTCGCATCTTAATAACGCCTTCTTGATCTCATTCTTACCAAGCGGAATTTATACCGTTTTATTGATGCTATTTCCAACCGAATTAATGAATCTACTTTATGGCTCTTCAACCGGGGCAAATTACCTCATTCTAATGGCCCCTGTCTTCTTACTCCTTTACTTTCAAGCACCACTCACTTCTACCTTACAAGCAATTGACGAGGCGAATCAAGCGATGAATACGACTTTCATCTCCTCAGTTATAAAGATTATTATGATGATTATTTTGCTTCAAATTCCAAACCTAAATATTTATGGGTTAGTTATTTCTGTTTTGTTTAATGTTATATTTGTAACCGGATGGCACTTTCTTCTAGTAAGAAAACATATCGGTTACCGCATGAATCTACGTTCCGTTTTCAATGCAACATTAATCATCGGAATTACGTTCATGCTTGGTTCCTATTTAAAATTAGCTTATACCTTCCATACCAATCAATTTCTTAATATGATTATTATTTGCTTTATCGTGGGCATTTCGTACTTATTTTTACTTTTTGTCTGCGGTCTATTTCCCACTCAGGTCAGTGATGGAAAGCGGATCAAACGACAAGCTAATTATAACACGAAATAA
- the queA gene encoding tRNA preQ1(34) S-adenosylmethionine ribosyltransferase-isomerase QueA has product MRVDQFDFELPEELIAQTPLKNRDMSRLMVLNKKTGEIKHEVFHQIIDYLKPNDTLVLNNTKVMPARLMGQKQDTGAHIEVLLLKQEQDDCWETLVKPAKRVKVGTVVEFGDGRLKAECIQTGEMGKRIFKFVYEGIFYEVLDSLGEMPLPPYITEKLDDRDRYQTVFAKEIGSAAAPTAGLHFTTELLEKIKSKGVNIAYVTLHVGLGTFRPVSATSVEEHEMHAEFYQMSQETADLLNETRQKGGRIITVGTTSTRTLETIARNHQTFKACEGWTDIFIYPPYEFKGIDGMLTNFHLPKSTLIMLISALAGQESIMNAYRIAVEEKYRFFSFGDAMLIIEE; this is encoded by the coding sequence ATGCGCGTAGATCAATTCGACTTCGAATTACCAGAAGAGTTAATTGCACAAACCCCTTTAAAAAACCGGGATATGTCGCGTTTAATGGTTTTAAATAAAAAAACAGGTGAAATCAAACATGAGGTTTTTCATCAGATCATTGATTATTTAAAACCGAATGATACGCTTGTTTTAAATAATACAAAAGTGATGCCGGCTAGATTAATGGGTCAAAAACAAGATACGGGGGCTCATATTGAGGTTCTTCTTTTAAAACAGGAACAAGACGACTGTTGGGAAACGTTAGTTAAACCGGCTAAGCGAGTTAAAGTTGGGACGGTGGTTGAGTTTGGTGATGGTCGCCTAAAAGCTGAATGTATTCAAACGGGCGAGATGGGAAAACGAATTTTTAAATTTGTATACGAGGGAATTTTTTATGAGGTATTGGATTCCTTAGGTGAAATGCCACTGCCGCCCTACATTACGGAAAAGCTAGACGATCGTGATCGATATCAAACCGTTTTTGCTAAAGAAATTGGATCTGCCGCAGCTCCTACTGCCGGATTACATTTTACGACAGAGTTACTAGAGAAAATTAAAAGCAAAGGGGTAAATATTGCATATGTTACTTTGCATGTCGGATTAGGGACATTTAGACCGGTATCTGCGACGAGTGTTGAAGAACATGAGATGCATGCGGAGTTTTATCAGATGTCACAGGAAACGGCTGATTTATTAAATGAAACGAGACAAAAGGGTGGTCGAATTATTACCGTAGGAACGACTTCGACGCGAACACTTGAAACAATCGCTCGTAATCATCAAACATTTAAGGCTTGTGAAGGATGGACAGATATTTTTATTTACCCTCCTTATGAGTTCAAAGGAATTGATGGGATGTTAACTAATTTCCATTTGCCAAAATCAACATTAATTATGTTAATCTCGGCTCTAGCAGGACAGGAATCTATCATGAATGCTTATCGCATTGCGGTAGAGGAGAAGTATCGTTTCTTTAGCTTTGGAGATGCGATGTTAATTATTGAAGAATAA
- the ruvB gene encoding Holliday junction branch migration DNA helicase RuvB, translating into MIEERLVTPDEMREDESELSLRPERLNQYIGQTAVKENLRIFIDAAKSRNESLDHVLLFGPPGLGKTTLATIIANEMGVNIKTTSGPMIERSGDLAAILSVLEPGDVLFIDEIHRLPKSIEEVLYPAMEDYVLDIVVGKDDSARSIRVDLAPFTLVGATTRAGDLSAPLRDRFGVMNRLEYYTEEQLQSIVKRTGIVYDTPIDDQASLELARRSRGTPRIANRLFRRVRDYAQVIGDGIITHDIAKLALDRLDIDSLGLDYVDHKYLMGIIERFNGGPCGIEAIAASIGEEPQTLEDVYEPYLLQLGFVKRTPRGRVITPQACEHLNVPYPLK; encoded by the coding sequence ATGATAGAGGAACGCTTAGTGACGCCGGATGAAATGAGAGAAGATGAATCAGAATTAAGTTTGCGCCCTGAGCGTCTAAATCAGTATATTGGCCAAACGGCTGTGAAAGAGAACTTAAGAATTTTTATTGACGCGGCAAAAAGTAGAAATGAGTCATTAGACCACGTGTTGCTTTTTGGCCCACCAGGTCTTGGAAAAACGACTTTAGCGACGATCATCGCAAATGAAATGGGAGTTAATATTAAAACGACTTCAGGGCCGATGATTGAACGGAGTGGTGATTTAGCTGCTATTTTATCGGTTCTAGAACCTGGAGATGTTTTATTCATTGACGAGATTCATCGTTTACCTAAAAGTATCGAGGAGGTTTTATACCCAGCGATGGAAGATTACGTGCTCGATATCGTTGTCGGAAAAGATGATTCCGCCCGTTCTATCCGTGTGGACTTGGCTCCGTTTACATTAGTAGGTGCAACGACGCGTGCAGGGGATTTATCAGCTCCACTTCGCGACCGCTTTGGTGTTATGAATCGTTTAGAATACTACACGGAAGAGCAACTCCAATCCATTGTAAAACGAACAGGGATTGTTTATGATACACCGATTGATGATCAAGCTTCTTTAGAGCTAGCGCGGCGTTCGCGAGGAACCCCACGTATTGCTAATCGTCTTTTTCGACGTGTGCGCGATTATGCACAAGTTATAGGGGATGGTATCATTACACATGATATTGCAAAGTTAGCATTGGACCGTTTAGACATAGATTCACTAGGATTAGATTATGTTGATCACAAGTATTTAATGGGGATTATTGAACGATTTAATGGAGGGCCGTGTGGAATTGAGGCTATTGCGGCGTCAATTGGGGAGGAGCCCCAAACACTGGAAGATGTTTATGAGCCATATTTGTTACAATTAGGATTTGTCAAGCGAACCCCTCGTGGTCGGGTGATTACTCCTCAAGCTTGTGAACATTTGAACGTCCCGTATCCGTTAAAATAA
- a CDS encoding adenine phosphoribosyltransferase, translated as MNLKDYVANVPNFPKEGIQFKDITPLMSDGAAYNYATQKMVEFAKKQQAEVIVGPEARGFIFGCPVAHELKIGFAPVRKPGKLPRETVSFNYDLEYGSNTLCMHKDAIKPGQRVLIVDDLLATGGTVEATVKLIEQLGGVVVGCAFLIELEELNGRKLLENYEVLSLMKY; from the coding sequence ATGAATCTTAAAGACTATGTAGCGAATGTACCTAACTTTCCGAAGGAAGGAATTCAATTTAAGGATATTACACCATTAATGTCAGACGGCGCGGCATATAATTATGCGACGCAAAAAATGGTTGAATTTGCAAAAAAACAGCAGGCCGAGGTTATTGTTGGACCTGAAGCCCGAGGATTTATTTTTGGATGTCCGGTTGCCCATGAGTTAAAAATTGGGTTTGCCCCTGTTCGTAAACCAGGAAAATTACCACGTGAAACGGTGTCTTTTAATTATGATCTCGAATATGGGTCAAATACATTATGTATGCATAAAGATGCAATTAAGCCAGGACAACGTGTTTTAATTGTAGATGATTTATTAGCAACTGGTGGAACGGTTGAAGCAACAGTTAAGCTAATTGAACAATTAGGTGGAGTTGTTGTAGGGTGTGCTTTTTTAATTGAATTAGAAGAGTTAAACGGTCGAAAATTGTTAGAAAACTATGAAGTTTTGTCATTAATGAAATATTAA
- the recJ gene encoding single-stranded-DNA-specific exonuclease RecJ: MLKSMMNWRKCDILDESMQGERGELHPAIERLILSRKLVEPENLATFNHQVPVHHDPLLFSQMSKIIMRLNTAIDEGQPILVYGDYDADGVTGTSILVRCLRELGALVDYYIPNRFYEGYGPNKEAFMQAIEDGFQLVITVDNGIAGIEEAELLMEHGVDLIITDHHQVKETLPRAYAILHPELDKNYPFHHLSGAGVALKIAEALLEEVIPEDYYAIAMLGTIGDVVPLIDENRSIVKRGLAALKETEIEGLNAIMEMANTNKNEVTEVNVGFEICPRLNAPGRMDEATLAVKCLICEDQDEATELAQQIEQINTERQKTTQQVLEEVMKMVDQETLAVKKALILYAPHWHEGILGIVAGRLAKQWQKAVFVVTDDHEGFIKGSARAVEGYHLFELLTQCQSLIERFGGHALAAGITFDKKNLQPLENQMNELLKDTDLKPSLTVDLCLPISDLDVSFVDQLQCLAPFGEGNRPPLFEMRDVYVSNVKVIGNKMQHLKFTLEQDGNCLEGIAFNQAHLSTYLTKDTRFSFVGELKINEWNGHRNVQFHFVDVLCEEFQLIDLRNKQAYEQRKDDLFLATSYAKAKDENHIETLVIDQLPNSKEELIGLIREKKPNNIVIAPIDSNITFASREKFVTVYRVIKQHAPITLNHQMMNYFLRLGISKNELLFILQVFFEVELVIIKNGSVFLPDCIAKRDLSEAATYQLQNSKLKMLEFFELTTWTELKHIFTTAREEMTDES, encoded by the coding sequence TTGCTTAAATCGATGATGAATTGGAGAAAATGTGACATATTAGACGAAAGTATGCAGGGAGAGAGAGGTGAACTCCACCCGGCGATTGAACGTCTTATTTTATCTAGAAAGTTAGTAGAACCGGAAAATCTTGCAACATTTAACCATCAAGTGCCGGTTCACCACGATCCGTTATTGTTTTCGCAAATGTCTAAAATTATTATGCGACTTAATACGGCCATAGATGAGGGACAACCGATTCTAGTCTATGGCGATTACGATGCAGATGGGGTAACTGGAACATCTATTTTAGTTCGTTGTCTTCGCGAGCTAGGAGCTTTGGTTGATTATTATATTCCAAATCGATTTTATGAGGGATATGGCCCGAATAAAGAAGCGTTTATGCAGGCAATAGAGGATGGTTTTCAATTAGTCATTACGGTAGACAACGGAATTGCCGGAATTGAAGAGGCGGAATTGTTGATGGAACATGGGGTAGATCTTATTATTACAGATCATCACCAGGTAAAGGAAACACTTCCCCGCGCGTATGCTATCTTGCATCCGGAGCTTGATAAAAATTATCCGTTTCATCACTTATCAGGCGCGGGGGTTGCGTTGAAGATAGCGGAGGCATTACTAGAGGAAGTCATTCCTGAGGATTATTATGCTATTGCCATGCTTGGAACCATTGGTGATGTTGTCCCGTTAATTGATGAAAATCGATCGATTGTGAAAAGAGGTCTTGCCGCCTTAAAGGAAACAGAGATTGAGGGATTGAATGCCATTATGGAGATGGCCAATACGAATAAGAACGAGGTAACAGAGGTTAACGTAGGGTTTGAGATTTGTCCCCGCCTAAACGCTCCTGGTCGTATGGATGAGGCGACGCTAGCTGTAAAGTGTTTAATTTGTGAGGATCAAGATGAGGCGACGGAGCTGGCTCAACAAATTGAACAAATTAATACCGAACGGCAAAAGACAACACAACAAGTATTAGAAGAAGTGATGAAAATGGTAGATCAGGAGACTTTAGCAGTGAAAAAGGCGTTAATTCTATATGCTCCTCATTGGCATGAGGGGATACTTGGAATTGTAGCTGGGCGTTTAGCAAAGCAGTGGCAGAAGGCTGTCTTTGTAGTGACAGATGATCACGAAGGTTTTATTAAAGGGTCGGCACGAGCGGTAGAAGGATACCATTTATTTGAATTATTAACGCAATGTCAATCACTGATAGAACGCTTTGGTGGACATGCCTTGGCAGCAGGAATTACATTTGATAAAAAAAATCTTCAACCTCTTGAAAATCAAATGAATGAACTTTTAAAAGATACGGATCTTAAGCCCTCTCTTACCGTTGATTTATGCTTACCTATCTCAGATTTAGATGTTTCTTTCGTTGATCAATTGCAGTGCCTGGCTCCCTTTGGAGAAGGGAATCGCCCACCCTTATTTGAAATGCGAGATGTATATGTAAGCAACGTAAAAGTCATCGGAAACAAAATGCAGCATTTAAAATTTACACTCGAACAAGATGGAAATTGTCTGGAAGGCATTGCCTTTAATCAAGCCCATTTATCGACTTATTTGACGAAAGATACACGGTTTAGTTTTGTAGGAGAACTGAAAATTAATGAATGGAATGGGCATCGAAATGTTCAATTTCACTTTGTTGACGTTTTGTGTGAGGAGTTTCAATTAATCGATTTGCGTAATAAACAGGCGTATGAACAACGAAAAGATGATTTGTTCTTGGCAACGTCTTATGCAAAGGCGAAAGATGAAAATCATATTGAAACATTAGTTATTGATCAACTACCGAATTCAAAGGAAGAATTAATAGGACTCATTCGAGAGAAAAAGCCTAATAATATTGTTATAGCGCCTATCGATTCGAATATAACGTTTGCTAGTCGTGAGAAATTTGTCACCGTTTATCGGGTGATTAAACAACATGCCCCTATCACGCTAAACCACCAAATGATGAATTATTTTTTAAGACTGGGAATTAGCAAAAATGAATTATTATTTATTTTACAGGTGTTTTTTGAAGTGGAACTTGTTATAATAAAAAATGGTTCTGTTTTTTTACCCGATTGCATCGCAAAGCGCGATTTATCAGAGGCTGCAACGTATCAACTCCAAAATTCAAAATTGAAGATGCTTGAATTTTTTGAATTAACAACGTGGACAGAATTAAAACATATTTTTACAACAGCTAGGGAGGAAATGACTGATGAATCTTAA
- a CDS encoding formate/nitrite transporter family protein: MQQPRMLSAKEIANEVVEVGKYKVARKDSVVLVSGMLAGLFIALGYTVYLLVYGQMTDPYAGKIVGAFLFPVALILILLTGADLFTGNTLIGKAYFKKEVKLGAFIKNLVLVWIGNFLGVLLGIGLLAGAELFTNGVNPHVAENIRHLAEAKVSLSTSAIFFRAILCNILIAGGVYVAYAAKDVAGKCILSILVVAVFALMGVEHCIANMFVLGMGKVLGADASYAGMAWNLFIATIGNIIGGFVIVIPYYYNFIHSYRHKNH; the protein is encoded by the coding sequence ATGCAACAGCCACGTATGTTATCGGCTAAGGAAATTGCAAATGAAGTTGTTGAAGTTGGAAAGTATAAGGTAGCGCGTAAAGACAGTGTCGTTCTTGTTTCGGGAATGTTAGCGGGGTTATTTATCGCATTAGGGTATACGGTTTATTTACTTGTTTACGGACAAATGACAGACCCATATGCAGGAAAAATTGTGGGGGCATTTTTATTCCCTGTTGCCTTAATTTTAATCTTATTAACAGGAGCTGACTTGTTCACTGGAAATACATTAATCGGTAAGGCTTACTTTAAAAAAGAAGTAAAATTAGGTGCGTTTATTAAAAATTTAGTTTTAGTTTGGATTGGAAACTTCTTGGGAGTTTTACTTGGAATTGGTTTGTTAGCAGGTGCAGAGTTATTTACAAATGGTGTGAACCCTCATGTTGCTGAGAATATTCGCCATTTAGCAGAAGCAAAAGTTAGCTTATCGACATCAGCAATTTTCTTCCGTGCAATTTTATGTAATATTTTAATTGCTGGTGGAGTTTACGTGGCATACGCGGCTAAAGACGTGGCAGGTAAATGTATCTTAAGTATTTTAGTTGTTGCGGTCTTTGCATTAATGGGAGTAGAACACTGTATTGCCAATATGTTTGTTTTAGGAATGGGGAAAGTTTTAGGGGCAGATGCTTCTTATGCAGGGATGGCTTGGAACCTATTTATTGCAACAATTGGTAACATTATTGGTGGATTTGTCATCGTTATTCCATATTACTATAATTTCATTCACTCTTATAGACATAAAAATCATTAA
- a CDS encoding DUF421 domain-containing protein — protein sequence MDLNCYNVIYRTTLFYIVLLIVFKLMGKREIGQLTLLDLVVSVLMAEIAAMAIDNLERPIHEVLLAIGLLGILQFTSAFITLRYKKIREFVDGKPSILIHQGRINIHEMRKQRYTFDDLMLQLRANNISSVFEVEYAILESNGQLSSFKRQDVTYCPLPIITSGGIEKENLLKIHKTEKWVEEQMDKKGIFGVKEVYYAAFDGKELQFITRESLNLNEKKRR from the coding sequence ATGGATCTTAATTGCTATAATGTGATATATAGAACGACGCTTTTTTATATTGTCCTATTAATCGTGTTTAAGTTAATGGGAAAAAGGGAAATTGGTCAATTGACGTTGCTCGATTTAGTGGTCTCTGTTTTAATGGCGGAGATTGCAGCAATGGCAATTGATAATCTAGAACGTCCCATTCATGAGGTTTTATTAGCCATTGGATTACTTGGAATTTTGCAATTTACTTCCGCCTTTATTACGTTACGATACAAAAAAATTCGGGAGTTTGTTGATGGGAAGCCGTCCATTCTTATTCATCAGGGAAGAATTAATATCCATGAGATGAGAAAACAACGATATACTTTTGATGACCTCATGCTCCAATTACGGGCAAATAATATTTCATCTGTTTTTGAGGTTGAGTATGCCATTTTAGAGTCAAATGGACAACTCTCTTCCTTTAAAAGGCAAGATGTTACCTATTGTCCACTTCCTATTATTACATCCGGAGGTATTGAAAAAGAAAATTTATTAAAAATTCATAAAACGGAAAAATGGGTAGAAGAACAAATGGATAAAAAAGGGATTTTTGGAGTAAAAGAGGTTTACTATGCTGCATTTGATGGAAAGGAACTTCAGTTTATTACGCGAGAATCCTTAAATTTAAATGAAAAAAAACGCCGTTAA
- a CDS encoding TIGR04086 family membrane protein yields MSEKLGKALLDGLAFIVISILIFGLLITTIAYFGWVSVGLLGNIIYAAFVITFFTGTAIISKKFAEKGWLIGICVASVMVLLSLLFYTIGVEAPLSLQFYIRSIITFVICIAGGMIGVNLPTKK; encoded by the coding sequence ATGTCAGAAAAACTAGGAAAAGCATTACTAGACGGATTGGCATTCATTGTTATTAGTATCCTCATTTTCGGTCTACTTATAACAACAATTGCTTATTTTGGATGGGTCTCAGTCGGGTTACTCGGAAACATCATCTACGCTGCTTTTGTTATTACCTTTTTCACGGGGACTGCTATTATTTCTAAAAAATTCGCTGAAAAAGGATGGTTAATCGGTATTTGTGTTGCTTCGGTTATGGTATTATTAAGCCTTCTATTTTATACCATCGGTGTTGAGGCACCTTTAAGCCTACAATTTTACATTCGAAGCATTATCACCTTTGTCATTTGTATTGCAGGGGGAATGATTGGGGTTAATTTACCAACTAAAAAATAA
- the ruvA gene encoding Holliday junction branch migration protein RuvA codes for MFAYLKGHTSYGGKDFVVIEVNGIGYKVHTANPYEFKKGEAVQVFTHQVVSENEISLYGFRTLEEHDLFINLISARGIGPKTACAILAMKDMNGLRQAIENGDAKYLCKFPKIGPKTAQQIILDLKGKLVIPEGPLFTNPGLTEAIEALQALGYGDKELTKVRTAFKDTTASVDEIIKKGLQLLVK; via the coding sequence ATGTTCGCTTATTTAAAGGGACACACATCGTATGGTGGAAAGGATTTTGTTGTCATTGAGGTTAACGGAATCGGGTATAAGGTTCATACAGCGAATCCGTATGAGTTTAAAAAGGGAGAAGCTGTTCAGGTTTTTACACATCAGGTGGTATCCGAGAATGAAATTAGTTTGTATGGGTTTAGAACCCTAGAGGAGCATGATTTATTTATTAATTTAATTAGTGCTCGTGGAATCGGTCCGAAGACAGCCTGTGCAATTTTAGCGATGAAAGACATGAATGGCTTACGTCAGGCTATTGAAAATGGTGATGCGAAGTATTTATGCAAATTTCCTAAAATTGGTCCGAAGACAGCCCAACAAATTATATTGGATTTAAAAGGGAAGCTTGTGATTCCAGAAGGTCCATTATTTACGAATCCTGGTTTAACGGAGGCCATTGAGGCATTACAGGCGCTTGGTTATGGGGATAAGGAATTAACGAAGGTAAGGACGGCCTTCAAGGATACAACGGCTTCCGTTGATGAGATTATTAAAAAGGGATTGCAATTATTGGTTAAATAA
- the yajC gene encoding preprotein translocase subunit YajC: protein MNQTVMLAIQLVLLGAIFYFFMIRPENKRRKAVTTMQNSLSKGDRVVTIGGIHGRIHSIEEEVVTLINDEGQKWIFERHAIARKVEK, encoded by the coding sequence ATGAATCAAACAGTTATGTTAGCTATTCAACTAGTGTTATTAGGGGCGATTTTTTACTTCTTTATGATTCGCCCAGAAAACAAACGTCGTAAGGCAGTAACAACGATGCAAAATAGTTTATCTAAAGGGGATCGAGTTGTAACTATTGGAGGAATTCATGGACGTATTCATTCAATTGAAGAAGAAGTGGTGACGTTAATTAATGACGAGGGTCAAAAATGGATTTTTGAACGTCACGCAATCGCTCGTAAAGTAGAAAAATAA